One Anaerolineales bacterium DNA segment encodes these proteins:
- a CDS encoding hemerythrin domain-containing protein yields the protein MDGADLLAEEHRVILQVIDALEKSSLLLQAGSAVRAGFFLKAADFIRNFADGNHIRKEEEILIPSMMEAGLSNRTGPVAILLAEHAQARMYSRAMEKAARVVESDPSAAREEVFLNAQGYATLLRQHIRREDDFFFPLAVRLIPPDQQKKVSAEILRFDNLEFGPLMRKRYRMLVQAIVAEAAG from the coding sequence ATGGACGGAGCCGACCTATTGGCGGAGGAACACCGCGTCATCCTCCAGGTGATCGACGCGCTGGAAAAAAGCTCCCTGCTGCTGCAGGCCGGGTCGGCGGTCCGGGCTGGTTTTTTTCTGAAGGCGGCCGACTTTATCCGCAATTTCGCAGATGGAAACCACATTCGAAAAGAGGAGGAAATCCTCATCCCGTCCATGATGGAGGCGGGGCTTTCCAACCGGACCGGTCCGGTCGCCATCCTGCTCGCCGAACACGCCCAGGCGCGGATGTATTCGCGAGCGATGGAAAAAGCCGCGCGGGTCGTGGAATCCGACCCGTCCGCCGCCCGGGAGGAGGTGTTCCTGAACGCGCAGGGGTACGCAACCTTGTTGCGGCAACACATCCGCCGGGAGGACGATTTCTTCTTCCCGCTGGCCGTCCGGCTGATCCCGCCCGACCAGCAGAAGAAGGTTAGCGCGGAAATCCTGCGGTTCGACAATCTGGAATTCGGCCCGCTGATGCGGAAGCGATACCGCATGCTCGTTCAAGCGATCGTGGCGGAAGCCGCCGGATGA
- a CDS encoding DUF438 domain-containing protein, translated as MTESATPIPLQIGALTPQQIALLLTHLPVDVTFVDPDDVVRFYSGQKDRIFKRAPGVVGRSVLNCHPAESVDRVKRILDDFRAGKRDSAEFWIQMKGGGPEPRFIHIRYFAVRDPQGAFQGTIEVTQDVTAIRKLTGERRLLEEGG; from the coding sequence ATGACCGAATCCGCAACCCCCATCCCCCTGCAAATCGGCGCGCTCACCCCCCAGCAAATCGCCCTGCTGTTGACCCATCTGCCGGTCGACGTGACGTTCGTCGACCCCGACGACGTCGTGCGCTTCTATTCCGGCCAGAAGGACAGGATTTTCAAACGCGCCCCCGGCGTCGTCGGGCGCAGCGTGCTGAATTGCCATCCGGCGGAGAGCGTGGACCGCGTTAAGCGGATTCTCGACGATTTCCGCGCCGGAAAGCGCGACAGCGCCGAGTTCTGGATTCAAATGAAGGGCGGCGGCCCGGAGCCGCGCTTCATCCACATCCGCTACTTCGCCGTCCGGGATCCGCAAGGGGCGTTCCAGGGGACGATCGAGGTCACCCAGGATGTGACCGCGATCCGCAAACTCACCGGGGAGCGCCGGCTTCTGGAAGAAGGCGGCTGA